A window of Limosilactobacillus sp. WILCCON 0051 genomic DNA:
GCAAGCAAAATCTGTATTTTCCCGATGCACTGCCCAATCCGATCCATCAAAAGCAGGTCGCCTTGGCACTTCAAGATCGCGCAACGATTATTACCCAAAACATCGACAATCTTTATGAAGTGGAATTTCAAAAACAAGGTGCCAAGCCGCGACATTTAATTGATTTTCACGGCAATCTTTACCATGTCTATTGTGAAAAATGCGGGCAGACGGTACCAGTCAGTGAGTATCTAGACAGTCGGCTGCACCAGACTGATCAAGGGCCGCTCCGTCCTGACATCGTCTTATACGATGAAGGCATCAAGCAGGATGATATTCTCGACTCCGTTCATGCGATGCAAAAAGCCGATCTGGTCGTAATCGTCGGTACCAGCATGCGCGTCTATCCATTTGCCGGACTATTGGAGTATCGCAATCCGCAGGTCAAAGTGATGGCAGTCAATCAAGAAAAGCTTGACTTCCCATTTCCATTTGAGATGATTCAAGCCGATGCCACCAGCTTTTTTGCCGAACTGCGCGCTTAAAAGCTACTGAAGGCCCAGCCTGCTGCTGCAAGCTGAGCCTTTCTTAATCTCGATGCATAGTTCCAAGGCGAAAGGAATGGTTTTGTGACCCAGATTACGCTTGGTTTGACGACCTGGTCAGAGCATCCCGCGCTGATTGATGGTCAACGGCAGACAACAACGCTTAATGAATATGCTCAGCATTTTCCGACCGTTGAGATCGATACGTTTTTCTATGCTTTGCCTAAATCGGCGACTGTCCAGAAATGGCTGACCGAGGTGCCGCGCGACTTTCAGTTTATCGTTAAGGCACACCGGCTGATGACTCAGCATGAGAACCTGACCGAGCAGGACTCGTCATTAGAGGAAGTATTTCAAAAATATTGCGCTGCCATCATGCCATTGATTGCCGCTGGTCAGCTGAAATGCGTCCTGTTTCAGTTTCCACCGTTTTTTGATGCACAGCTCGATCATATCGACTATCTGCGGCGGATTCGTCTACTAATGGGAAATCTGCCAATCGCCGTTGAGTTTCGCAATGCCAGCTGGTACCAGCCAGCGATTCTCCAGCCACTGACCGAATTTTGCCGCGATCTGCAGCTTACGCTGGTTGCTGCTGATGAGCCGCACGATACCTTGACCAGCGTGCCGTTTTATCTGATTACGACCAATCCCAAGCTGGTAATGATCAGACTGCATGGCCGCAATCGCGAGGGCTGGGATCATCCAGACAAAGAGTGGCGAAAGAAACGGACGCTGTATCGTTATTCAACCAGTGAACTGCAGGGGTTGGCGACTTTGATTCAAAACCTTGCGCCGGCGCCTAAAGAAGTCTGCGTCATCTTCAACAACAACTCAGGCAAAGACGCAGCGCCCAACGCTTTGGAACTGCAGAAAATCTTGCATCTTGAGTTTAAGGGATTGGCACCGCATGATCCCGAACAGCTGAATCTGTTTTAAAATCAAGAAAAAACCGCTCATTTTATGTTAAACTAAAGATTATTAAATCCGTATTAGAAAGAAGGGCCAACATGGCTGAACAAAAACCAACCTACTACATTACGACACCAATCTATTATCCATCTGGCAAGCTGCACATCGGTAATTCCTATACTGAGATTGCCTGTGACGCCGAAGCTCGCTTCAAGCGTCTGGATGGCTATGACGTTTTCTTTTTGACGGGGACTGACGAACACGGTCTCAAGATTGAAGAAAAGGCTGAGAAGCTGGGGATGGAGCCACAAGCCTACGTTGATGAGATGGCAGCCGGTATTAAAAAACTGTGGAAAAAATTGGAAATCTCCAATGATAAGTTTATCCGGACCACGGACGACTATCATGAAAAAGCCGTGCAAAAGATTTTTCAAAAGTTCGTTGATCAAGGCGACATCTACAAGGGCGAATACGTTGGCTGGTATTCCGTCGATGATGAGGAGTACTTTACGGAAAGCCAGCTGGCTGAGGTTTACCGTGACGAAAACGGTAACGTAATCGGTGGCAAGGCGCCATCTGGTCATGAGGTGGAACTGGTTAAAGAAGAGTCTTATTTCTTTAAGATGAGCAAGTACGCCGACTGGCTGATGGACTACTACAAGGAACACCCTGACTTTATCGAGCCTCATACGCGGATGAACGAAATGCTCAAGAACTTCCTGGAACCTGGTCTGGAAGATCTGGCCGTTACGCGGACCTCATTTAACTGGGGCGTTAAGGTGCCTGGCGATCCTAAGCACGTCGTATACGTCTGGATCGATGCCCTGTCCAACTATATTACGGCACTTGGCTATGGCAGCGATGACGACAGCCTGTTTAAGAAATACTGGCCAGCCGATGTGCACATGGTTGGTAAAGAAATCGTGCGGTTCCACACCATCTACTGGCCAATCATGCTGCACGCGCTGGGGCTGCCGCTGCCAAAGCACGTCATCGGTCACGGCTGGCTGACGATGAAAGATGGCAAGATGAGCAAATCTAAGGGCAACGTGATCTATCCTGAAACACTGGTTGATCGTTATGGCCTGGATGCTACGCGCTATTATCTGCTCAAGGCAATGCCATTTGGCAACGATGGCGTGTTCAGTCCGGAAGATTTTGTCGACAAGGTCAATTTTGATCTGGCAAATGATCTGGGGAACCTGCTTAACCGGACCGTTGCCATGATCAACAAATACCAAGATGGCGTCTTGAAGGGCGAAAATGCAGCTGCCACTGATTACGATCAGGACCTGGAAGCCACGGCAGCTCAAGCCTTTGACGAATACAAGGACTTGATGGACAAGACGCACTTTGCTGATGCATTGAGCGCTATCTGGAAGCTGATTGCGCGGGCCAACAAATACATTGATGAGACCACGCCATGGCTGCTGGCTAAAGATGAAGCCAAAAAAGACGAGCTTTCTGACGTCATGACGCACCTGGCCAAGAGTCTGCGCATGGTAGCCGCAATGCTGCAGCCGATTATGACGCACGCGCCAAAAGAAATTTTGGATCAGCTTGGCCTGCCAAAAGAAGATATCGCCTTGACTGATCTGTCATTTAACGACTTCCCTGCTGAAGCTAAGGTCGTGGCCAAGGGGACGCCAATCTTCCCACGTCGCGATGTCGAAGAAGAAGTGGCCTTCATTAAGAGTCAGATGAGCGCCAACCAAAAGGCCAAGGGTCGCAAGGCAATGGCTGAGGCTGCCGAAAAGGCCAAGGCGCAAGCTCAGCTGCCAGAAATGAAAAAAGATATTCGAATCGATGTTTTTGACAAGGTGGATCTGCGGGTTGCTCAAATCAAGGCTGCTGATCATGTCGAAGGCGCCGACAAGCTGCTTAAGTTCCAACTGGACGATGGCACGGCTGAGGGTCGCCAGATCTTGTCTGGAATCGCGCAATGGTATCCAGATCCAAGCGTCCTGGTCGGCAAGAAGGTCTTGATCGTTGCCAACCTGAAGCCTCGTAAGATGCGCGGTGAATTGAGTCAAGGCATGATCCTTTCTGATGAGGATGCTGCCGGCAACGTTCAAGTCGTAACGGTACCGGAAAACATGCAGCCAGGGACGACGGTCTGCTAATGGCTGGGTTAAAACCTGAATTAAAGATCTATGATTCGCATACGCATCTGAATGACGATGCCTTTTATGATGATGTACCGGCCTATCTGGCACGAGCTCAGCATTTTGGAGTTGTTGAAATGAACATGATCGGCTCCAATGAACTGCTTAATCAGCGGGCCATTGAGCTGGCACGCCATTATAAAGGACTGCATGCCGTGATTGGCTGGCATCCAGAAGATATTGCCCGCTTTAATAATGCCGCCGAAGAACTGCTCTTAAAACAGCTGACGGATTCTGTCGTTGTGGGAATCGGCGAAATCGGTCTGGACTACTTTAACGATGAGCACTCACCGCATGATGAGCAGAAGCGGGTCTTTGAGCGTCAGCTGGCGATTGCCAGAGACTTAAGGCTGCCGGTCTCGATCCATTGCCGTGACGCTCTGGCTGATACCTATCAAATTCTCAAAAACGCGCACGTAGAGGAGTTTGGCGGGGTCATGCACAGTTTTAACGGCGATGTTGAATGGGTGCAGCGTTTTTTGGATCTGGGGATGGCAATCTCCTACAGCGGCGTCGTGACGTTCAACAGTGCCAAGGACGTTCAAGCAGCCATGCTGGCAACGCCGCTCGATCATCTGCTGGTTGAGACCGATGCTCCCTACCTGACGCCAGTGCCGTATCGCGGTCAGCGAAATGAACCGGGCTTTACGCGTTTTACGGTTGAAAAAATTGCCGAGCTGCGTGAAGAATCACTAGAAGACGTTGCCAGGGCAACTTATGAGAATGCCAGTCGATTATTTTTGAATCACTAATGAAAGGCCTTATGGAAAAGATTAAAGAAGTCATCGTTGTCGAGGGCAAGGATGATACCAAACAAATTGCTAAGGCCGTCAACGCCGACACGTTTGAGACAAACGGGTCGGCGTTGTCGTCAAAAGACCTTAGCCAGCTAGCAAAACTACAAGCAGCACGTGGCTTGATCGTTTTTACGGATCCTGATTTTAATGGCGAGCGGCTGCGCAAGATCATCAGTCAAGCCGTTCCAGGCGTCAAGCATGCCTTTATCAGACGCGATCAGGGCGTGCCGAATGAAGCGCATGGCAGCCTAGGCGTTGAGCATGCCGATCCAGCGGTCATCAAGGAAGCTCTGGCACATGTCTATACACAGGAAACCGCGCCAGAAATGACGATCACGACTGCCATGATGCGCCAGGCCGATCTGACGGGCGGCAGAAATGCCCGTGCTCGGCGGGAACGGCTGGGACAGCTGCTGGGAATCGGCTATGGAAATGCCAAGCAGCTGCAGAAACGGCTCAATATGTTCCGCATCAGCCAAGAACAGTTTGAAAAAGCCATTGAAAGAATCAACCAGGAGGAAAAAAGCGATGAGCAGTAATCCGGAAATCGGCAGTCTGAATCGGACCCGAGCCATTATGAAAGAATATGGCATTCACGCCAAAAAAGGCTATGGCCAGAATTTTTTAACGGATCTCAACGTTTTAAAAAATATCGTTAAAGCAGCTGCCATCACCAAAGAAGACAATGTGATCGAAATCGGTCCTGGACTTGGTGCCTTGACCGAGCAGCTGGCACAGGCTGCTGGCCAGGTAGTGGCTTTGGAAATCGATACGGATCTGCTGCCGGTTTTGGGTGAGGTGCTTTCTCCGTATGACAACGTTAAAGTGCTTAACCAAGACGTGCTGAAAGCGGATCTGCCGGCACTGATTCAAGAACAGTTCGCTGATCCGAGTCGGCCGATTAAAGTGGTTGCCAATCTGCCTTACTACATTACCAGTCCAATCTTGATGGGCCTGTTGGAAAGCCCGGTTGCCTGGTCGGCGATCTGCGTTATGATGCAAAAAGAGGTTGCGCAGCGCTTAACGGCTCAGCCAGGAACCAAGGAATACGGCTCGCTGACGCTGGCGATTGAGTATCGCATGCAGGCCCGAATTGCATTTGGCGTTTCACGTCACGCCTTTGTGCCAGCGCCTAACGTAGATTCGGCCATCGTGGTTTTAACGCCGCGTACGGAGCCGTTGATCGTTAAGCCGTTTGATGAGCGCCGGTTCTTTGGCTTTGTAAAGAGCTGTTTTGCTCATCGTCGCAAGAGCCTGTGGAACAACCTCAAGCCCTTGGCTGGTAAGGATGCTGCTAAACAGGCTGCTATTCAGGACGTGCTGGCGGAGTTAAGCATTTCACCACAGATTCGGCCAGAAAAATTAACCTTGGAGCAGTTTATTGCTTTAGCTAATCAACTTCACGTCCAAAAACTGCTTTAAAAAATAAATTGATTTTTGGGTAGTCTTGTGATAAAATTTGACTTTTTAAAGATTCTTGCCGTATAATGTTTCTTTGTGAGGTGAGAATACATGCCAACGACAATTGCAGGCATCAAGGAAAAGCTTGATGCACAGGTAGGCCAAAAAGTACTGGTCACGGCGCAGGCTGGTCGTAAAAAGGTTACCCAGCGTCAAGGCATTTTAAGCGAGACGTATCCAGCAATCTTTATCGTTAAGCTTAACAAGCGTGAAGGTTCTTTTGATCGGGTTTCTTACAGTTATGCCGATCTCTTGACCAATAATATTTCTTTGACATTCGAAGAAACTGAATAGCTCAGTAAAAGCATCGTGTTTAACGCGGTGCTTTTTTGTTTAGCAGCAGGGAATCCTTAAGGCTGGCTTTAGTCTTTGAGCAATAGTTGCAACTCGGTCAGCCACATTTGTATAATAATTAAAATTACTTGTCAAAAAAGGGGGGTATGACCTTGATCATAACTGAAAAAGCTCCCGCTAAAATCAATCTGGCTTTGGATACCCCAATGCGCTATATTGATGGTCTGCCGCGCTGGAATATGGTGATGAACTCCATTGATCTCGCGGATTACGTTACAATTGAGACGCATCAGCATCAGCATCGTAT
This region includes:
- a CDS encoding TatD family hydrolase encodes the protein MAGLKPELKIYDSHTHLNDDAFYDDVPAYLARAQHFGVVEMNMIGSNELLNQRAIELARHYKGLHAVIGWHPEDIARFNNAAEELLLKQLTDSVVVGIGEIGLDYFNDEHSPHDEQKRVFERQLAIARDLRLPVSIHCRDALADTYQILKNAHVEEFGGVMHSFNGDVEWVQRFLDLGMAISYSGVVTFNSAKDVQAAMLATPLDHLLVETDAPYLTPVPYRGQRNEPGFTRFTVEKIAELREESLEDVARATYENASRLFLNH
- a CDS encoding Veg family protein codes for the protein MPTTIAGIKEKLDAQVGQKVLVTAQAGRKKVTQRQGILSETYPAIFIVKLNKREGSFDRVSYSYADLLTNNISLTFEETE
- a CDS encoding DUF72 domain-containing protein produces the protein MTQITLGLTTWSEHPALIDGQRQTTTLNEYAQHFPTVEIDTFFYALPKSATVQKWLTEVPRDFQFIVKAHRLMTQHENLTEQDSSLEEVFQKYCAAIMPLIAAGQLKCVLFQFPPFFDAQLDHIDYLRRIRLLMGNLPIAVEFRNASWYQPAILQPLTEFCRDLQLTLVAADEPHDTLTSVPFYLITTNPKLVMIRLHGRNREGWDHPDKEWRKKRTLYRYSTSELQGLATLIQNLAPAPKEVCVIFNNNSGKDAAPNALELQKILHLEFKGLAPHDPEQLNLF
- the rnmV gene encoding ribonuclease M5, with the protein product MEKIKEVIVVEGKDDTKQIAKAVNADTFETNGSALSSKDLSQLAKLQAARGLIVFTDPDFNGERLRKIISQAVPGVKHAFIRRDQGVPNEAHGSLGVEHADPAVIKEALAHVYTQETAPEMTITTAMMRQADLTGGRNARARRERLGQLLGIGYGNAKQLQKRLNMFRISQEQFEKAIERINQEEKSDEQ
- the metG gene encoding methionine--tRNA ligase, translating into MAEQKPTYYITTPIYYPSGKLHIGNSYTEIACDAEARFKRLDGYDVFFLTGTDEHGLKIEEKAEKLGMEPQAYVDEMAAGIKKLWKKLEISNDKFIRTTDDYHEKAVQKIFQKFVDQGDIYKGEYVGWYSVDDEEYFTESQLAEVYRDENGNVIGGKAPSGHEVELVKEESYFFKMSKYADWLMDYYKEHPDFIEPHTRMNEMLKNFLEPGLEDLAVTRTSFNWGVKVPGDPKHVVYVWIDALSNYITALGYGSDDDSLFKKYWPADVHMVGKEIVRFHTIYWPIMLHALGLPLPKHVIGHGWLTMKDGKMSKSKGNVIYPETLVDRYGLDATRYYLLKAMPFGNDGVFSPEDFVDKVNFDLANDLGNLLNRTVAMINKYQDGVLKGENAAATDYDQDLEATAAQAFDEYKDLMDKTHFADALSAIWKLIARANKYIDETTPWLLAKDEAKKDELSDVMTHLAKSLRMVAAMLQPIMTHAPKEILDQLGLPKEDIALTDLSFNDFPAEAKVVAKGTPIFPRRDVEEEVAFIKSQMSANQKAKGRKAMAEAAEKAKAQAQLPEMKKDIRIDVFDKVDLRVAQIKAADHVEGADKLLKFQLDDGTAEGRQILSGIAQWYPDPSVLVGKKVLIVANLKPRKMRGELSQGMILSDEDAAGNVQVVTVPENMQPGTTVC
- a CDS encoding NAD-dependent protein deacylase, yielding MDAKDQELFDQAKQIVFLTGAGVSTASGIPDFRSANGLYTQNHNAEYYLSHRYFETDPDGFYEFCKQNLYFPDALPNPIHQKQVALALQDRATIITQNIDNLYEVEFQKQGAKPRHLIDFHGNLYHVYCEKCGQTVPVSEYLDSRLHQTDQGPLRPDIVLYDEGIKQDDILDSVHAMQKADLVVIVGTSMRVYPFAGLLEYRNPQVKVMAVNQEKLDFPFPFEMIQADATSFFAELRA
- the rsmA gene encoding 16S rRNA (adenine(1518)-N(6)/adenine(1519)-N(6))-dimethyltransferase RsmA gives rise to the protein MSSNPEIGSLNRTRAIMKEYGIHAKKGYGQNFLTDLNVLKNIVKAAAITKEDNVIEIGPGLGALTEQLAQAAGQVVALEIDTDLLPVLGEVLSPYDNVKVLNQDVLKADLPALIQEQFADPSRPIKVVANLPYYITSPILMGLLESPVAWSAICVMMQKEVAQRLTAQPGTKEYGSLTLAIEYRMQARIAFGVSRHAFVPAPNVDSAIVVLTPRTEPLIVKPFDERRFFGFVKSCFAHRRKSLWNNLKPLAGKDAAKQAAIQDVLAELSISPQIRPEKLTLEQFIALANQLHVQKLL